The Mycobacterium seoulense genome has a window encoding:
- the glpX gene encoding class II fructose-bisphosphatase, protein MTVEGDHPSGRPRGEAPDRNLALELVRVTEAGAMAAGRWVGRGDKEGGDGAAVDAMRELVNTVSMRGVVVIGEGEKDNAPMLYNGEEVGNGDGPECDFAVDPIDGTTLMSKGMPNAISVLAVAERGAMFDPSAVFYMNKIAVGPEAAHVLDITQPIAENVRAVAKAKNLSVRDMTVCILDRPRHAQLIEDVRATGARIRLITDGDVAGAISACRYLSGTDMLAGIGGTPEGIIAAAAIRCMGGAIQAQLSPKDDEERQKAIDAGHDVDRVLTTEDLVSGENVFFCATGVTNGDLLKGVQYYPGGCTTQSIVMRSKSGTVRMIEAYHRLSKLNEYSAIDFTGDSTAAYPLP, encoded by the coding sequence ATGACAGTTGAGGGCGACCACCCATCTGGACGGCCACGTGGTGAAGCCCCGGACCGCAACCTGGCCCTGGAGCTCGTCCGGGTCACCGAGGCCGGCGCCATGGCCGCCGGCCGGTGGGTGGGCCGCGGCGACAAGGAGGGCGGCGACGGCGCGGCCGTCGACGCGATGCGCGAGCTGGTCAACACGGTGTCGATGCGCGGTGTGGTGGTCATCGGCGAGGGCGAGAAGGACAACGCGCCGATGCTCTACAACGGCGAGGAGGTCGGCAACGGCGACGGCCCGGAGTGCGACTTCGCCGTCGACCCGATCGACGGCACCACGCTGATGAGCAAGGGCATGCCGAACGCGATCTCGGTGCTCGCGGTGGCCGAGCGCGGGGCGATGTTCGACCCGTCGGCCGTGTTCTACATGAACAAGATCGCCGTCGGGCCCGAGGCCGCCCACGTGCTGGACATCACCCAGCCGATCGCCGAAAACGTGCGCGCGGTCGCCAAGGCGAAGAACCTGTCGGTGCGGGACATGACGGTCTGCATCCTGGACCGGCCGCGGCACGCGCAGCTGATCGAGGACGTCCGGGCGACCGGGGCCCGCATCCGGTTGATCACCGACGGCGACGTCGCCGGGGCGATCTCGGCGTGTCGGTACCTGTCCGGCACCGACATGCTGGCCGGCATCGGCGGCACGCCCGAGGGCATCATCGCCGCCGCCGCCATCCGCTGCATGGGCGGCGCGATCCAGGCGCAGCTGTCCCCGAAGGACGACGAAGAGCGCCAGAAGGCCATCGACGCCGGCCACGACGTCGACCGGGTGCTGACCACCGAGGACCTGGTGTCGGGCGAGAACGTCTTCTTCTGCGCCACCGGGGTCACCAACGGCGACCTCCTCAAGGGCGTGCAGTACTACCCCGGCGGCTGCACCACGCAGTCCATCGTGATGCGGTCGAAGTCGGGCACCGTGCGCATGATCGAGGCCTATCACCGACTCTCGAAGCTCAACGAGTACTCCGCCATCGACTTCACCGGCGACAGCACCGCCGCCTATCCCCTGCCCTGA
- a CDS encoding dienelactone hydrolase family protein, which produces MTAPEADLSGWSVAPFTGGGYTHDVYRKGSGPGVVLIPEIPGIHPGVLALGNHLVDNGFTVAIPSLFGEPGKAKTVGYIAASISRACVAREFAAFATNKQRPVSLFLRALARDLNASTPGKGVGVIGQCFTGGFALAAAVDDAVLAPVLSQPSVPLPLGPARRRDPGLSEAELATVADRCANDGLCAMGLRFSEDSAVPRERFAALKERLGDAFEVIEIDSSPGNVGGFGKMAHSVLTDEVREVDGQPAYEARKRVVEFLTQRLT; this is translated from the coding sequence GTGACTGCACCCGAAGCGGATCTGTCCGGATGGTCGGTCGCGCCGTTCACCGGCGGCGGCTACACACACGACGTCTACCGCAAGGGCAGCGGCCCCGGAGTGGTCCTGATTCCCGAGATCCCCGGAATCCATCCCGGTGTGCTGGCCCTGGGCAATCACCTGGTGGACAACGGCTTCACCGTCGCCATCCCGTCGCTGTTCGGCGAGCCGGGCAAGGCGAAGACGGTCGGCTACATCGCCGCGAGCATCAGCCGGGCCTGTGTGGCAAGGGAATTCGCGGCCTTCGCGACGAACAAACAGCGACCGGTGTCGTTGTTCCTGCGGGCGCTGGCGCGTGACCTCAACGCGTCGACGCCGGGCAAGGGTGTCGGCGTGATCGGCCAATGCTTCACCGGCGGCTTCGCGCTGGCCGCCGCGGTCGACGACGCCGTCCTGGCCCCGGTGCTCTCGCAGCCGTCGGTGCCGCTGCCGCTGGGCCCGGCGCGGCGCCGCGATCCCGGGCTGAGCGAAGCCGAACTTGCCACTGTGGCCGATCGCTGCGCCAACGACGGCCTGTGCGCGATGGGGCTGCGGTTCAGCGAGGACAGCGCCGTGCCCCGCGAACGGTTCGCCGCGCTCAAGGAGCGGCTCGGTGACGCCTTCGAGGTGATCGAGATCGATTCGAGCCCGGGCAATGTGGGCGGTTTCGGCAAGATGGCGCATTCGGTGCTGACCGACGAGGTCCGCGAAGTCGACGGCCAGCCGGCTTACGAGGCCCGCAAGCGGGTGGTCGAGTTCCTCACCCAGCGGCTCACCTAG
- a CDS encoding 3-beta-hydroxysteroid dehydrogenase: MLPPMADASLTTELGRVLVTGGSGFVGANLVTTLLDRGYRVRSFDRAPSPLAQHPQLEVLEGDITDTAVCARAVDGVDTVFHTAAIIDLMGGASVTDAYRQRSFAVNVGGTENLVHAGQAAGVKRFVYTSSNSVVMGGQNIPGGDETLPYTDRFNDLYTETKVVAERFVLAQNGVGGMLTCAIRPSGIWGRGDQTMFRKLFESVIAGHVKVLIGRKSARLDNSYVHNLIHGFILAAEHLVPGGTAPGQAYFINDDEPINMFEFARPVVEACGVSWPRVRINGPMVRAAMTGWQRLHFRFGIPAPLLEPLAVERLYLDNYFSIAKARRDLGYEPLFTTEQALKQCLPYYVDMFQRMKAEALQAPVSG, from the coding sequence ATGCTGCCGCCCATGGCTGATGCATCTCTGACGACCGAACTCGGCCGCGTCCTGGTCACCGGCGGCTCCGGGTTCGTCGGCGCCAACCTGGTCACCACGCTGCTGGACCGCGGGTATCGGGTGCGTTCGTTCGACCGTGCGCCGTCGCCGCTTGCGCAGCACCCGCAGCTGGAGGTGCTCGAGGGTGACATCACCGACACGGCGGTGTGCGCCCGGGCGGTCGACGGCGTCGACACCGTCTTCCACACCGCGGCGATCATCGACTTGATGGGCGGCGCGTCGGTGACCGACGCGTACCGGCAGCGCAGCTTCGCGGTCAACGTCGGCGGTACCGAGAACCTGGTGCACGCGGGTCAGGCGGCAGGGGTGAAGCGATTCGTCTACACGTCGTCCAACAGCGTCGTGATGGGCGGCCAGAACATCCCCGGCGGTGACGAGACCCTGCCCTACACCGACCGGTTCAACGACCTCTACACCGAGACCAAGGTGGTCGCCGAGCGGTTCGTCCTGGCGCAGAACGGTGTTGGCGGGATGCTGACATGCGCGATCCGGCCCAGCGGGATCTGGGGCCGCGGCGATCAGACGATGTTCCGCAAGCTGTTCGAAAGCGTGATCGCCGGCCACGTCAAGGTGTTGATCGGCCGCAAGTCGGCGCGGCTGGATAACTCCTACGTACACAACCTGATTCACGGCTTCATCCTGGCCGCAGAGCACCTCGTCCCCGGGGGCACCGCGCCGGGGCAGGCGTACTTCATCAACGACGACGAACCGATCAACATGTTCGAGTTCGCCCGCCCGGTGGTCGAGGCCTGCGGCGTGAGCTGGCCGCGGGTGCGGATCAACGGCCCGATGGTCCGCGCGGCGATGACGGGCTGGCAGCGGCTGCACTTCCGCTTCGGCATACCCGCGCCGCTGCTCGAGCCGCTCGCCGTCGAGCGGCTTTACCTGGACAACTACTTCTCGATCGCCAAGGCGCGCCGCGACCTCGGCTATGAGCCGCTGTTCACCACCGAGCAGGCGTTGAAGCAGTGCCTGCCCTACTACGTCGACATGTTCCAGCGCATGAAGGCCGAAGCGCTCCAAGCGCCCGTCAGCGGTTAG
- a CDS encoding 4-hydroxy-3-methylbut-2-enyl diphosphate reductase, with protein sequence MPPTVDMGIPGASSSVATDPARKRVLLAEPRGYCAGVDRAVETVERALEKHGPPVYVRHEIVHNRHVVNTLEKAGAVFVEETDEVPEGSIVVFSAHGVAPTVYAAAAERNLQTIDATCPLVTKVHNEARRFARNDFDILLIGHEGHEEVIGTSGEAPDHVQLVDGVAAVDNVTVRDENKVVWLSQTTLSVDETMEIVGRLRQRFPKLQDPPSDDICYATQNRQVAVKAMAPECQLVIVVGSRNSSNSVRLVEVALGGGAAAAHLVDWADDIDPAWLEGVTTVGVTSGASVPEVLVRGVLERLADYGFDVVQPVTTAQETLVFALPREIRSLL encoded by the coding sequence ATGCCGCCGACTGTCGACATGGGAATTCCCGGTGCGTCCAGCTCGGTAGCCACCGATCCAGCCCGCAAGCGAGTGCTTCTGGCCGAGCCGCGTGGTTACTGCGCGGGCGTGGACCGGGCCGTGGAAACGGTCGAACGCGCGCTGGAAAAGCACGGGCCGCCGGTGTACGTGCGCCACGAGATCGTGCACAACCGGCACGTGGTGAACACGCTGGAAAAGGCCGGCGCCGTGTTCGTCGAAGAGACCGACGAGGTGCCCGAGGGGTCCATCGTGGTGTTCTCCGCGCACGGGGTGGCGCCGACGGTCTATGCCGCGGCCGCCGAACGCAACCTGCAGACCATCGACGCCACCTGCCCGCTGGTGACCAAGGTGCACAACGAAGCCAGGCGATTCGCGCGCAACGACTTCGACATCCTACTGATCGGCCACGAGGGCCATGAGGAGGTCATCGGGACGTCCGGTGAAGCGCCCGACCACGTGCAGCTGGTGGACGGGGTCGCCGCCGTGGACAACGTGACCGTTCGGGACGAGAACAAGGTGGTCTGGCTGTCGCAGACCACGCTGTCGGTCGACGAGACCATGGAGATCGTCGGCCGGCTGCGGCAACGGTTCCCGAAGCTACAGGACCCGCCCAGCGACGACATCTGCTATGCGACCCAGAACCGCCAGGTCGCCGTCAAGGCGATGGCACCGGAATGCCAGCTGGTGATCGTCGTCGGCTCCCGGAACTCATCGAACTCGGTGCGGCTGGTCGAGGTCGCGCTGGGCGGCGGCGCCGCGGCCGCCCACCTGGTCGACTGGGCCGACGACATCGACCCCGCCTGGTTGGAAGGGGTGACCACCGTGGGCGTGACCTCAGGGGCGTCCGTCCCCGAGGTCTTGGTGCGCGGCGTGCTGGAGCGGCTCGCCGATTACGGCTTCGACGTGGTGCAACCGGTCACCACGGCCCAGGAAACCCTGGTGTTCGCGCTGCCGCGCGAGATCCGGTCACTGCTGTAG
- a CDS encoding exodeoxyribonuclease VII small subunit, with amino-acid sequence MAGKEEQPITPISSLGYEACRDELIEVVRLLEQGGLDLDASLKLWERGEELAKRCEEHLAGARKRIEDALAAGQADDA; translated from the coding sequence ATGGCCGGTAAAGAGGAGCAGCCAATTACGCCCATTAGTAGCCTCGGGTACGAAGCGTGCCGGGACGAACTGATCGAAGTGGTCCGCCTGCTCGAGCAGGGCGGCTTGGATCTGGATGCATCGCTGAAATTATGGGAAAGAGGTGAGGAGCTGGCTAAACGATGCGAGGAGCACTTAGCTGGAGCCCGCAAGCGGATTGAGGATGCGCTGGCGGCCGGCCAGGCGGACGACGCCTGA
- a CDS encoding lipid droplet-associated protein: MASAPYGVRLLVGAATVAVEETMKLPKTILMYPMTLVSQAAHIVMRFQQNLAELAIKGDSTLETIFPPKDEQPEWATFDEDLPDAVEAPGTAPNGAGDADRRTEGRFALYSLADAASDAAPLKQGRKSTDAPAIPQPSVVAELDYPTLTLAQLRARLQSLRVDELEALLAYEQATKARAPFQTLLANRITRANAK; encoded by the coding sequence ATGGCTTCTGCACCGTATGGAGTTCGGCTGTTGGTCGGCGCGGCGACAGTCGCCGTCGAGGAGACCATGAAACTGCCGAAAACCATCCTGATGTACCCCATGACATTGGTCAGTCAGGCGGCGCACATTGTGATGCGATTTCAGCAGAACCTCGCCGAGCTGGCGATCAAGGGCGACAGCACGCTAGAGACCATCTTTCCGCCGAAGGACGAGCAGCCGGAATGGGCGACCTTCGACGAGGATCTGCCCGACGCCGTCGAAGCCCCCGGCACCGCCCCGAACGGCGCCGGCGATGCCGATCGCCGAACCGAGGGACGGTTCGCGTTGTACTCGCTCGCCGACGCCGCCTCCGATGCCGCCCCCCTGAAACAGGGCAGGAAATCCACGGACGCCCCGGCGATTCCGCAGCCGTCGGTGGTGGCCGAGCTGGACTACCCGACGCTGACGCTGGCGCAGCTGCGGGCCCGCCTGCAGTCGCTGCGCGTCGACGAGCTGGAAGCCCTGCTGGCCTACGAGCAGGCCACCAAGGCCCGCGCGCCGTTCCAGACGCTGCTGGCCAACAGGATCACCCGCGCGAACGCGAAGTGA
- the xseA gene encoding exodeoxyribonuclease VII large subunit has translation MTPAAHSEPNSAENPFPVRAVAIRVAGWIDRLGTVWVEGQLAQISARPDSKTVFMVLRDPAADMSLSVTCSRDLVANAPVKLAEGTQVVVCGKPSFYTGRGTFSLRLSEIRAVGVGELLARIDRLRRLLDAEGLFDPRLKRPIPFLPNMIGLITGRASAAEHDVRTVAGARWPAVRFAVRNTAVQGPNAVAQIVEALYELDRHAEVDVIVVARGGGSVEDLLPFSDETLCRAIAACRTPVISAVGHEPDNPLCDLVADLRAATPTDAAKKVVPDTAAEQRLIQDLRRRSAQALRNWVSREQRALAQVRSRPVLAEPLSALTARADEVHRARSAIRRDITRLAATEAERVGHLSARLATLGPAATLARGYAVVQAVPDSGAPVVLRSVADAPAGRRLRVRVADGAVAAVSEGPTDGR, from the coding sequence GTGACCCCGGCCGCACATTCGGAACCCAACTCCGCCGAGAACCCGTTTCCGGTGCGCGCGGTAGCCATTCGGGTCGCGGGCTGGATCGACAGGCTCGGCACGGTGTGGGTCGAGGGGCAGCTGGCCCAGATCAGCGCGCGGCCCGACTCCAAGACGGTGTTCATGGTGCTGCGCGACCCGGCCGCCGACATGTCGCTGAGCGTCACCTGTTCGCGTGACCTGGTGGCCAACGCGCCGGTGAAGCTGGCCGAGGGCACGCAGGTGGTGGTCTGCGGCAAGCCGTCGTTCTACACCGGCCGGGGCACATTCTCGTTGCGGCTCAGCGAGATACGGGCCGTCGGTGTGGGTGAGCTGCTGGCCCGAATCGATCGGCTGCGCCGGCTGCTGGACGCCGAAGGGCTTTTCGACCCCCGCCTCAAACGACCAATCCCCTTCCTGCCCAACATGATCGGACTGATCACCGGCCGGGCCAGCGCCGCCGAACACGATGTGCGAACGGTGGCGGGCGCGCGCTGGCCGGCGGTGCGCTTCGCGGTGCGCAACACCGCGGTCCAGGGGCCCAACGCGGTGGCGCAGATCGTCGAAGCACTCTACGAACTCGACCGCCACGCCGAGGTCGACGTCATCGTGGTGGCCCGCGGCGGCGGCAGCGTCGAGGACCTGCTGCCGTTCTCCGACGAGACGCTGTGCCGCGCCATCGCGGCGTGCCGCACCCCCGTGATCAGCGCGGTCGGTCACGAACCCGACAACCCGCTGTGCGATTTGGTCGCCGACCTGCGCGCCGCCACCCCGACCGACGCGGCGAAGAAGGTGGTGCCCGATACCGCCGCCGAGCAGCGCCTGATCCAGGACTTGCGCCGGCGAAGCGCGCAGGCCCTGCGCAATTGGGTCTCTCGCGAACAACGCGCGCTGGCCCAGGTCCGCAGCCGACCGGTGCTCGCCGAACCGCTGAGCGCGCTGACGGCGCGCGCCGACGAGGTTCACCGCGCCCGGTCGGCCATCCGCCGCGACATCACCCGCCTGGCCGCCACCGAGGCGGAGCGCGTCGGTCACCTGAGCGCGCGGCTGGCGACGCTGGGACCGGCGGCCACGCTGGCCCGCGGTTACGCCGTCGTGCAGGCGGTGCCGGACTCCGGGGCCCCGGTCGTGCTGCGGTCGGTGGCCGACGCCCCGGCGGGGAGGCGGCTGCGGGTGCGCGTTGCCGACGGCGCCGTCGCCGCGGTGAGCGAGGGGCCGACCGATGGCCGGTAA
- a CDS encoding carboxylesterase/lipase family protein, which produces MPSDSLVVDTVYGPVRGADLGTVRAWKGVRYAAPPVGALRFRAPQPPERWTRVADATRYGPACPQPVFPNMPLDLGAPQGEDCLRTNVWASSGTQAGDRKPVMVWLHGGAYVLGSGSQALYDGRRLVSGGDVVVVTVNYRVGALGFMDLSSFTTSRRRFDSNVGLRDVLAALAWVRDNIAAFGGDPRNVTLFGESAGAGIVTTLLACPAAEGLFARAIAQSSPATSVYDRRRAQRVAETVLERLDVDADRLPTVPTAVLLAASQEVFDEVPVRNPGILAFVPIIDGELLDDYPVKRVQEGRSLPVPLIIGTNKHEAALFRLMRSRLMPITPRAITSMFDQIAAEQPDLQLPTEEQIGSAYSRLRRRARSLSIATDVGFRMPSVWLAEGHSRVAPVYLYRFDYATPLLKLLLVNAAHATELPYVWGNLGGPKDPTLKLGGAATAKAVSRRVRTRWINFAARADPAGPPGEPEWAPYRAAERACLIIDRRDTVARDVDARIRAAWGSEMVGFR; this is translated from the coding sequence ATGCCCAGTGACAGTCTCGTAGTCGACACCGTCTACGGCCCGGTCCGGGGCGCCGACCTCGGCACCGTTCGAGCATGGAAAGGCGTCCGCTACGCCGCCCCGCCCGTCGGTGCCCTGCGGTTCCGGGCACCGCAGCCGCCCGAGCGGTGGACCCGGGTCGCCGACGCCACCCGCTACGGGCCGGCCTGCCCGCAGCCGGTCTTTCCCAACATGCCGCTCGACCTGGGCGCGCCGCAGGGCGAGGACTGCCTCCGGACGAACGTCTGGGCGTCGTCCGGCACCCAGGCCGGCGACCGTAAGCCGGTGATGGTCTGGCTGCATGGCGGGGCCTACGTCCTGGGCTCGGGCAGCCAGGCGTTGTACGACGGTCGCCGATTGGTCAGCGGCGGTGACGTCGTCGTGGTCACGGTCAACTACCGGGTCGGAGCGCTCGGTTTCATGGACCTGTCGTCATTCACCACCTCGCGGCGGCGGTTCGATTCCAACGTCGGACTGCGCGACGTGCTGGCGGCGCTGGCCTGGGTGCGCGACAACATCGCCGCATTCGGCGGGGATCCCCGCAACGTCACCCTGTTCGGCGAATCCGCGGGGGCGGGGATCGTGACGACCCTGCTGGCCTGCCCGGCAGCCGAGGGCTTGTTCGCCCGCGCGATCGCCCAGAGCTCACCGGCCACGTCGGTGTACGACCGGCGCAGGGCGCAGCGCGTGGCCGAGACCGTCCTCGAACGGCTCGACGTCGATGCGGACCGGCTGCCGACCGTGCCCACCGCGGTGCTGCTGGCCGCCTCCCAAGAGGTCTTCGACGAAGTGCCCGTGCGTAACCCCGGGATTCTGGCGTTCGTCCCGATCATCGACGGCGAGCTGCTGGACGACTACCCGGTCAAGCGGGTGCAGGAGGGCCGCTCGCTTCCGGTCCCGCTGATCATCGGTACCAACAAGCACGAGGCCGCGCTCTTCAGGTTGATGCGCTCGAGGCTGATGCCGATCACCCCTCGCGCGATCACGTCGATGTTCGACCAGATCGCCGCCGAACAACCCGACCTGCAACTGCCCACCGAGGAGCAGATCGGGTCGGCCTACTCGCGATTGCGGCGCAGGGCAAGGAGTTTGAGCATCGCGACCGACGTCGGGTTCCGGATGCCGTCGGTGTGGCTGGCCGAGGGGCACTCCCGGGTCGCGCCGGTGTACCTGTACCGGTTCGACTACGCGACCCCGCTGCTGAAGCTGCTGTTGGTCAACGCCGCTCACGCGACCGAATTGCCTTATGTCTGGGGCAATCTGGGCGGTCCGAAGGACCCCACACTGAAGCTCGGCGGTGCCGCGACCGCCAAGGCGGTCTCCCGGAGGGTGCGCACGAGGTGGATCAACTTCGCGGCGCGCGCCGACCCGGCGGGGCCGCCCGGCGAGCCGGAGTGGGCGCCGTACCGGGCGGCCGAGCGCGCCTGCCTGATCATCGACAGGCGCGACACCGTCGCGCGTGATGTCGACGCGCGCATCCGCGCCGCGTGGGGCAGTGAGATGGTGGGCTTCCGCTAG
- a CDS encoding DUF4245 domain-containing protein codes for MTEEPPLNASSDAHVTGEPAPAAGPVPKPAKPRLLQDGRDMFWSLMPLVLGCILLAGLVGMCSFQPGSHQGAVPSYDAATALRADAAAVGFPVRLPNLPAGWQANSGSRGGIQGGRTDPSTGQRLNAATSVVGYISPTGMYLSLTQSNADEDKLVGSIHASAYPAGTVDVAGTNWVVYNGAGQSGADAEPVWTTRLTGPSGATQIAITGAGSTDQFRTLASATQSQPPLPAR; via the coding sequence ATGACCGAAGAGCCGCCGCTGAATGCCAGCTCGGACGCCCATGTCACGGGCGAGCCGGCCCCGGCGGCCGGCCCCGTTCCCAAGCCCGCGAAACCGCGGTTGCTGCAGGACGGCCGCGACATGTTCTGGTCGCTGATGCCATTGGTGCTCGGATGCATCCTGCTGGCGGGCCTGGTGGGCATGTGCTCGTTCCAGCCCGGCAGCCACCAGGGCGCGGTCCCGTCCTACGACGCCGCGACGGCCCTGCGGGCCGATGCCGCGGCCGTCGGCTTCCCCGTCCGGTTGCCCAACCTGCCCGCGGGCTGGCAGGCCAACTCCGGCAGCCGCGGCGGTATCCAGGGCGGGCGCACCGACCCCTCGACCGGTCAACGCCTGAACGCGGCCACCTCGGTCGTCGGCTACATCAGCCCGACGGGGATGTACCTGAGCCTGACCCAGAGCAACGCCGACGAGGACAAACTGGTGGGCTCGATCCACGCCTCGGCGTATCCGGCCGGAACGGTCGACGTCGCGGGGACCAACTGGGTCGTCTACAACGGCGCCGGCCAAAGCGGGGCGGACGCCGAGCCGGTGTGGACCACCAGGCTCACCGGCCCGTCCGGGGCCACCCAGATCGCGATAACCGGTGCCGGCAGCACCGATCAGTTCCGTACGCTGGCTTCGGCGACGCAATCGCAACCGCCGTTACCCGCGCGCTGA
- a CDS encoding DUF6542 domain-containing protein, protein MPWYAALLLAVTATAIGYGIDAGHKELTHVFAGFYIAGCVAAVLAVRQDGLFTAIIQPPLILFCAVPGAYWLFHDAKVSHLKDLLINCGYPLIERFPLMLGTAGIVLLIGLARWYYGMSHRTTAAPDTSENTEATEAKSVLGGIVAKLQAILRPESGEHDGDGAAPARARRGRETSSSPRARRTARSDRSATRSARAHSRRTREPLDDAVEPGERRANRRGSPTARDYDAAEPPRRPRRRPRPDTDPEPRGQSPRDGRREPRTRRSPYERPTPRSSRFDGYDAYDPPGASERLGRYDSDPYEPTYEPRRRRPAPSGNNGTHHPISQVRYRGAGTPDEPERRPDRRNRSRTNGRPQRPPTESWEYDA, encoded by the coding sequence GTGCCGTGGTACGCCGCGCTGCTTCTCGCCGTCACCGCCACCGCCATCGGGTACGGAATCGACGCAGGCCACAAGGAGCTGACCCACGTCTTCGCCGGCTTCTATATAGCCGGCTGTGTGGCGGCAGTGCTGGCGGTGCGCCAGGACGGGCTGTTCACCGCGATCATCCAGCCCCCGCTGATACTTTTCTGCGCGGTGCCCGGCGCGTACTGGTTGTTCCACGACGCCAAAGTCAGCCATCTCAAAGACCTGCTGATCAACTGCGGCTACCCACTCATCGAGCGCTTCCCACTGATGCTGGGAACCGCCGGCATCGTGCTGCTGATCGGGTTGGCGAGGTGGTATTACGGCATGTCGCACCGGACGACCGCGGCGCCGGACACCTCCGAGAACACCGAAGCCACCGAGGCCAAGTCCGTCCTCGGGGGCATCGTCGCCAAACTGCAGGCGATCCTGCGCCCGGAATCAGGCGAGCACGACGGCGACGGGGCGGCCCCCGCCCGGGCGCGGCGCGGCCGCGAGACCAGTTCTTCGCCGCGCGCCCGCCGGACGGCGCGCAGCGACCGGTCTGCCACTCGCTCCGCGCGAGCCCATTCGCGGCGCACCCGGGAACCGCTGGACGACGCGGTCGAACCGGGCGAGCGCCGCGCGAACCGGAGAGGCTCGCCGACCGCCCGGGACTACGACGCGGCGGAACCGCCCCGCCGGCCGCGGCGACGGCCCAGGCCGGACACCGACCCGGAGCCGCGCGGCCAATCGCCCCGGGACGGCCGCCGGGAGCCGCGGACGCGGCGCAGCCCCTACGAGCGGCCCACGCCACGGAGCAGCCGTTTCGACGGGTATGACGCGTATGACCCACCCGGGGCATCGGAGCGCTTGGGCCGCTACGACAGCGACCCCTATGAGCCGACCTACGAGCCGAGGCGCCGCCGCCCCGCCCCCAGCGGCAACAACGGGACGCATCACCCCATCTCGCAGGTGCGCTACCGGGGAGCCGGCACACCCGACGAGCCCGAGCGGCGCCCGGACCGCCGGAACCGGTCACGGACGAATGGCCGGCCGCAGCGGCCCCCGACGGAATCCTGGGAATACGACGCCTGA